In Coffea eugenioides isolate CCC68of chromosome 4, Ceug_1.0, whole genome shotgun sequence, the genomic stretch GAGTACAATAGTATCAGCATCTTCAACAATGCAAAAAAGGGAAGCTGAATACAATGGTTGATttgatttttatgttttttctaTTCTAATCTTGCTTATAAGCAGAATAGAATTGTTGACTCTAATAGTGTTAATCTTGTTACTACACTATAAAGAAAGTGTTCAAAGTAACTGTTGTCCTATATTTTGTAGTTACTCAATAATTGCTTCATTCATTATGGAATAATTCCGCTTTGTATTGGTAAATTTCATATCGATTATCAGATTGTACCATCAACTTCAATTTTAGATATTTTCTGTCCTGAACTTTCTAATTTGTCCCAATTAGTTTGAATAGTAAAAGGTGTTTACAGAAGTAGATGGAAACAAGACGCGAGCATCATGTTCTCTTTAATTTGTTTCGCTTTTCATCCTTAAACTTTTGGTTGATTCCAACATTGGCCCTCAAACTTCAGGTTTggaactttttgcactttaaATTGCTTTAACCTTCTCATTCTTGTTGAACTGCTTTATTGACGAAAACAATGCCAAATGCTATTCACATATACCTTTTAAATTCTTACACACCCTTTTCACAAGTGCTTTTGAGGAAAAAGTCTTTCAGTTGAGTGGTGTGTAAAACGTTAAAAAGGGTCTACGCATGCTATTTTGCTATGTAAACAAGAAAGATTCGTGCACACATAGggttgcaaacgagtcgagtcgagtcgaactTTGAactaatcgagccgagcctcaactaaattttaccaagctcgagctcaACGAGCCAGcaattttcaagctcgagctcgactcgaatcaagtcgagccgagctcgagctcgaaaaaaataaaaaaaataattatttttttttaaaaaaataaataaaataatatttttttcttaataaataataaaatattaaggatatatacgtaattttactatgaaaataaaaaaataaaaatatatatatataatatacgtaattttattattaaataaataaatatatatatatatatatatatatatatatatatatatactcaagaTCGCGAGCCGggcttaatattctgagctcgagtttgactcgagccggctcgaTTCGTTTACAGCCCTATGCACATATGAGCATCAATTTTAGCTTTGGCAAGAAATTCAAAATGAGACAAAAAATAAATCCAAATACAGCAAAGGTAACTGCCGACTAGAGTGATATTCCCTCTATTTGTCCTATTTAAtaactcttttcttttaatcaaTAATATTTCTTGGAAGAATTACTCATATATTGATGATGTTTTCAATACTTCAGAGGGCACGTAATGATTTGAATGACCAAACTCAAAGAATGCATCCGGTATATCCAATGAGAAAATTATTGAAATATCAACTAATTCATTCGCGGTAGATTGAAAAATGTAAAGCATTgcaatttttctccaaaaattttttacattttttgtgaacatatttttcaatattttttttacctcacatatatcaaatcattacagtgcatttttctttaaaactccagaaaatagcaattcaaattGGTTCTAAGCAATTTGTGTTATTATTTTCatagaagatttttttttcaatttattttttcttgagaTAGCTAGACTGaccaaaaaatttcaataaaGGAGCTATTCAATTGTAGTTATAGGCCGAAAAAAGAGATattctttttcaattaaaattttttaacaagAGCAAGGTCTTGAACTCTAAATCTCCTACTTATAATTTCTCTTATCTTATCATTCAATCTAATCTTTACAAAAAAAGAGATATTCAATCCCAGATAGACTAAGCACAAAATTTGTTAGTGGTGTCTCCACCAATTATTCGTCTTATAAAATTTATTCATCCACAATATTCCTTTATCAATTTCTAGAAGTAAGTCAAGATACTACCATCGAtgataatttctcaaatttgaaccgttaaaaaaaattagattaaTATTTTTACACTGACAGTGCATATATTAACAGATTTGAATACATTATTATATAAGCAAAATTTAGAATAAAATTTGAGATAACATAATATACATTTAGACTTATCaatgtacatttttttttttacttaaccAAGAGGGTACTATGGCAATatctttgaaattttttttttattacaggTGAGATTTAAACCCTCACTTACAGCTCAAGGAGGACTTATCCTTCCCTGGTGGCCACTGAGGTTGGACTTATCAGTGTACATGCGAAGGTACATTGTTAATgtaacaaatatttttttttaaaaaaagtacgAACCAAATACAATTCACGAAGGAATGGAAGTTAAAAGTACGTATCCATGTGGATTGACACGTTGCCGAATTCAGTATTTATCcctttatggatttttttttttttttgatcgaCACAGAGGTGTCCGGAACCATTGTGCCCGACTAATCCTCTACGGATGTGAGAGCCCCGCCCCAAGGTTCATAGCGCATTAGCTCTTTCGAGGATCCAACCAGTGACCTGCCCCTAAAGAGGGACTACGAAACCAGTTGATCTGCGGGGGCATTTACCCCTTTATGGAGAATGGTACACTTCCAGTGCTAAAAAATACGGTATGTCAAGGACAAGTGTATATACACAGTGGACCGGTTGGAGAGAGAATCTAATGAGTAAATGACGCACAAATTTTCCAACAACAcatcaaaaaaatccaaaatgaGATATGCTATGAATCAGGGGAAGAAGAGTATAGGACCCGCATGTGTTGACAAATCCTATGTCTCTTCTAAtgtaagttattcttttttccttctctctccttttctctctctctctccatcaTCTTTGTAAAGAGTGGGACCCGTCAGATCCAAAAACTCCAAATATTTTCTCACAGTTGTTGAGCCTATAGCTGTGCCCATTAGTACTACATGACAATCAAAATCCCTCTTTTTTCTTAACTTTTCTTACAAGTCTGCCATATCCCATTTTCAGCATTCAAGTGCtcagaaaaaagaggaaaagcaGAAATAGATAGATAGTATACAAATTTGAGCTTTTTTTCTTCTGTAAACTTTATCTTGTTTTCTGGGCTGTGATAATAGTTAATGGGCTCTGCTTATTTCTTTGCTTTTGCTGATGGTTGCTCTCAGCAGTTGAAAAGTGGGATAGGAGATATGAATTGGGGTTGGATTAATGGGTTGATATTTCAAAAGGGTTCTTGAAAGAAGAGGTTTTTAGGCTGTAATTTAAGGTAAAGTTTCATACTTTCCTGAATGTTGCAAGAAAATGATAATGGGTTTTGATTACTTTGTTGCTTTCTTATCTGGGATGCTCTGCTTTTCATGAATTTCTATGATTTTTCAGTTGTGTATTTGTATGGATATCTGAATTGGTATGCATGAATTTATGAGTATGTGATGTATGAATGCATACCTGTGATTTGCAGAAAGATGTTGGCTTTGATATGCCAAATTTGTCCTGTATATACTCTCCACTTCActttttccatgattttgtCTTGAATTTTGGAGTGTCAATGATGCTCTACGGTTAATTTGTAGATGATGGCAATATTAATGAATTTACACATGGGTAGATGAAATCTCTAAGGTTTTTAGGCGCACAATTgcagtttcaaattttttatgtcAAAAGATCTGcagtttcaaatttgaaatgattttttttttctcaaaggGCCAATTTACTAACTTCTTTGTTAACCATTACACTTCAAGGGATTTGATTTTTGTTTCCTCACAACTCCTGATCCctacatatttttttcctgCTTTTGGTTTAATTCCTGGGATATTAAGTAATTATATTATTACTTTCTGTGAGTTTCAAATGTTCTTTGCATTCTCCCTCCACCCACCGCCATTATTAATCTGATGTGCACTGTGACGGTGCactatttatttgttttttcttcACTTGTATATCCTAAAGATCTTGGTTATAGTTGATGTTTGATACTGAAGATTGCCATATGCTTTTGTTTATTTGTCTTTGTATGTGAGTTCTAGACTTCAAATGCCTATACATCTTGTCATCGTTGATTATGGAATTTGTTTGTTGAGACAGGAAAATGATTGAGCTGGTATAGATAATTGAACTTGTTGCACTATAGTTTGACTTGGCTAACTTCTAATTGAATCTGAAAAATCTACTGAGTTTCATCTCCCTCAGTCAGCGCATTATGTACTCTGGGATCAGTTCAACTAGCTGGTACTACGCAAGGAAAGATGTCAAAAAATAGACAACATAGTCAAATTGGTTAAAATCTTTGTTGTTGCGATGCAAACTTATTTATTCGAATTGATTTTGAATATCTTGGTTGAGTAAATTTAGATGATTATGTCTCTTTTGCGGAATGCTGAGCTTCATTCCAAGCCTGTGGAATTTCTGTTTACATAAAAATTGAGTTTAAATGTATCATAGAGTTCTTCACTAAATAAGTAAACTATCTTTCATTTTGTCACCAGCAGCGGTTGAAACTTTATTAGTTCTGATATCTTGATTACGTATCATCGGTCGAAACTGACTGTTTCCTTCTTGAATTGTCCATAGGAAGTGGAGCAAAGATGCAGTGTACAAGCTATCTTTCTGGGTATTATTATACTAGAGAGCAAAATGTTGATGCTAGTGGGAGCTTATGGCAACAATTCAACAATGGTTTCTTCTGTAGAAGTGGCAGAGACTACAATATTTTGTCTCAGCAACCAATGACTGATCAGTATTTAGCTTATAACAAAGAAATATTAAGGCAGACAATGCTAAAGCATGAATCATTATTCATGTATCAGGTAAAAGacattcaaaaattgattttaaaTGCACTGCATTGGACTATGGTTCTGTAGACACTGTTttaattatcataatttagGTTATTGGATCCTGGAACTTGTCTGTGTTctattttctttagtttttgatAATGATTTCATTTATTGCTGGCTGAGTTGTTGTGGTTGTTCAAATGAGATTTTGTGTCGTTAAAGTTATGCCTTATATAAATGGCATAGGATCTGGAGTTCCTGTACCTTCTTTTATTGGAGTCTTCTGGAACTGTGGCTATTTTATTCGAAAAGTTTGTCTATGGCCTTTGAAACGGGAAAATTTTGTTGGCGGCCTTTGAAATAGAGCAAATAATTACTTGTGTTTCTTTTCCAGGTTCGTGAACTACATCGCTTGTATGGGAGGCAAAGGGAGTTGATGgatgaaataaaaatgatgGAACTAAGTAAAGATCATCTACGGATGCAAACTTCCTCGTCAAATTCTTTTGTATCTGGAATGCTGTGTGATACTTCTAAGAAGGCTTTACAGCTTCCAGGATGGCTTTTATCAAACCCAAGAGATGATAAGCCGTCTGTACATGGAGTGGAAAACTTTCAAAGGCCCTCAAATTTTGTTTCAAAGAAGAGCATCCACGCTGGTTCTGATGTTTATCTAGAAGAAAACCATTTGAAAGAACTTGAAGTCTCATCATGTGGAAGGAACAAATATGGGAAGAGAATGTTAAATCTGGAACTTCCACCTGAGGAATATATGGATAGTGATGGAGGCGAAGAGCTAGAGAAGGAAAAATCTTCTGAAGTCTCTCCAGTTCAGCTTGATCCATCTGTAAGATTTGTAGACTCTTCGCCTAAGAGTAATTTAATACTCAGAAAAGGAGCTTCTTCCGATTTTAATTCAAGTTGCAGCAATACAAGTTGTTTGCTTGATTTGAATGCTCCTCTACCTTCTGATGAACCAGTTACAATTTCCAGCAGTTTAGTTGACTCTAACATGAGCAGCACAGGAATCAAGCAACAGGATCCAGATTTATCTGGAAAGCCAAGATCAAAAACCCCTGACTTGATGAGTATTGCTTCTGATGTTCTGGAAGGAAAAGGTTCTTCCCTTAGTGTCTATATTCATAtttctatttcctttttttattgtCTGAAAAGAGTAAATTAATGCTACCCATGTTTATATCTCCATCTTTAATGAAACCCCTCTTGTTATctaaatttaataaattaattCACATATGGTTTTAACGAACTACCTTATCATTATCTAAATTTGCAGCGAGTATTGAAGCAAATTCTGGGCTTCCAGTTCAATCCGCTGGAAAGTTGACCCTGCCATGCAATGATAAAACAATTTTGGGttcaaaatcaaccaaaaaagaGCAAGACTTCAATATCAATGAGCTGAGAATGTTAAGCTCATGTGTAACCACCGCATCCCAACTTGTGCAGTTCTCTGATCAAACCAATACAGGAGCATCAGCTTCAAATTCTTCCTGGAAAGCATCATACACTGAGGTTCCTATAGCAATTCAAGCACTGCCATGCTTCAGTTCTATACAATTCTCCAGTAAAACTTCCAGATCATCTAGTGGAAGCTCTGTGATTAAAGAGAAGTATTCAAATGGAAATGCAGTACTCTCTTCAAATCTGGGATGCATTACCTCCCATATGAGCTGCACCAGTAATAATCAACCCACTGCTGAATACCTTGCTGGTTTTGTTGAGGACCCAGTTCACCAAATTCCAGTGGATATGGATCTGAATACCATGCCTTGTAACTCAGTGCCTGAAATAGAAGATTCTCAGGATAAGGACAGGAGTATGGTTGGAGAAAAAAAGTGTGAAAATTCTGTAGGGCCATTGAATGGACCAAGAGTTAAGCCAGATTCTGAAGATCAGATAGGTGGATGTCCACATTTGTTAGATCCTCCAATTTCCAGAAGCCAATTTTGTGCATTTACTGCAATTGATTCCAATTCAAATTTATCTGAGGAAAACGACATCCAGAATGGTGAAATGGTTGATCTCCCTGCTAGCCATATGTCTTGTGATTCTTCACACGATttagaaaaatctccaaaagatgATGAAACT encodes the following:
- the LOC113768318 gene encoding uncharacterized protein LOC113768318, whose amino-acid sequence is MQCTSYLSGYYYTREQNVDASGSLWQQFNNGFFCRSGRDYNILSQQPMTDQYLAYNKEILRQTMLKHESLFMYQVRELHRLYGRQRELMDEIKMMELSKDHLRMQTSSSNSFVSGMLCDTSKKALQLPGWLLSNPRDDKPSVHGVENFQRPSNFVSKKSIHAGSDVYLEENHLKELEVSSCGRNKYGKRMLNLELPPEEYMDSDGGEELEKEKSSEVSPVQLDPSVRFVDSSPKSNLILRKGASSDFNSSCSNTSCLLDLNAPLPSDEPVTISSSLVDSNMSSTGIKQQDPDLSGKPRSKTPDLMSIASDVLEGKASIEANSGLPVQSAGKLTLPCNDKTILGSKSTKKEQDFNINELRMLSSCVTTASQLVQFSDQTNTGASASNSSWKASYTEVPIAIQALPCFSSIQFSSKTSRSSSGSSVIKEKYSNGNAVLSSNLGCITSHMSCTSNNQPTAEYLAGFVEDPVHQIPVDMDLNTMPCNSVPEIEDSQDKDRSMVGEKKCENSVGPLNGPRVKPDSEDQIGGCPHLLDPPISRSQFCAFTAIDSNSNLSEENDIQNGEMVDLPASHMSCDSSHDLEKSPKDDETCPANDCGKEMSQLKTCMDLRFSNTDQKHSQVLTETTAVGTDLQAPISPDNKEHSPPREESEDNQSENHEGTVKELDRIAAEVILSIMFSGKKQSLNTSMSQLLEVSVDCLGWFAGIACTVAGSAENESEDHLADAPVGNCSDLAPKVLEKLEAMTFKSTGIKVEDHCHMTIDQKNKLIGDPLLTSEGQSRKARGWQDATENLRPIKKLRAAARTAHENVKVRKKVGRVGCAKGRRHSKRFPLNAISRKACSLSKQNPCQSEQSFLQSCSFGWGRKHRRQKHRRARSYFDLGFT